The following proteins are encoded in a genomic region of Diadema setosum chromosome 10, eeDiaSeto1, whole genome shotgun sequence:
- the LOC140234040 gene encoding meiotic recombination protein SPO11-like, with product MIDNDFWARIDSLTATLRNEDRARKLRNQVYQSACGLASKNQPVRSQDISRSEVLSRIEDVVESVVTSISSGRAPSLRHSRTNSWECIDFSEDVGLEIKDNGKTTEVRFDVLASTNKFALMLKVLAMCYRLVQTNTYSTKRDLYYSDVGSFRSQSTVDVILDNLSCMLQVPRRCLHVLATQKGSLFGDLRFTDGDGNFIECGSATTGTPVPNHVDCISNIQSSAKFVLVVEKDATFQKLIDDRLIDKIPHCIIVTGKGFPDVNTRLMVRKLWDTLCIPVLALVDADPHGLEILFVYKFGSRSLSCESHSMTVPSMLWLGVLPSDVKRLRLPEGALVPLSPADLKKAAELMRRPFYKELPRWMSELQEMMQMGQKAEIQSLTSVSDNFLTDVYIPSKIRCGGWI from the exons ATGATTGACAATGACTTTTGGGCCCGCATTGACAGTCTCACGGCAACTTTACGCAACGAGGACAGGGCCAGGAAGCTCCGGAACCAGGTCTATCAAAGTGCGTGTGGGCTAGCCAGCAAAAATCAACCTGTGCGCAGTCAAGACATTAGTCG aaGTGAGGTCTTGTCTCGCATTGAGGATGTAGTTGAGAGCGTTGTCACATCCATATCAAGTGGAAGAGCGCCATCACTCAGACACAGCCGCACAAACAGCTGGGAGTGTATCGA TTTCAGTGAAGATGTAGGCCTTGAGATAAAGGATAATGGAAAGACCACTGAGGTTCGGTTTGATGTCCTTGCCTCTACCAACAAGTTTG CCCTGATGTTGAAGGTTCTGGCAATGTGCTACAGACTGGTGCAAACCAACACATACTCCACAAAGAG AGATTTGTACTACAGTGATGTAGGGTCTTTCAGGAGCCAGTCTACAGTGGACGTCATACTGGATAACTTGAGCTGTATGTTGCAGGTTCCGAGGAGATGCTTGCATGTG CTTGCAACACAGAAGGGCAGTCTGTTTGGTGACCTCAGATTTACAGATGGTGACGGGAATTTCATCGAATGTGGTTCAGCTACAACT GGGACACCTGTGCCCAATCATGTGGACTGCATATCAA ACATTCAAAGCTCTGCAAAGTTTGTGCTTGTAGTCGAGAAAGATGCAACATTTCAAAAGCTCATTGATGACAGGTTGATTGACAAGATTCCTCATTGCATCATAGTGACT GGGAAGGGCTTTCCTGATGTCAACACTCGTCTGATGGTGCGTAAACTGTGGGATACTCTGTGCATTCCAGTCCTGGCTCTAGTAGATGCTGACCCCCATG GtcttgaaattctctttgtctACAAGTTTGGTTCACGG TCCCTGAGCTGTGAGTCTCACAGCATGACAGTGCCATCCATGCTCTGGCTGGGGGTGCTGCCTTCAGACGTGAAGCGACTGCGCCTCCCAGAGGGCGCCCTTGTTCCACTCTCTCCAGCCGACCTGAAGAAAGCCGCGGAGCTGATGAGAAGGCCCTTTTACAAGGAGCTGCCACGCTGGATGTCGGAG CTTCAAGAAATGATGCAAATGGGGCAGAAAGCAGAGATTCAGAGCCTAACTTCTGTCTCAGACAACTTCCTCACTGATGTCTACATCCCCAGCAAAATCAGATGCGGTGGCTGGATATGA